In Streptomyces sp. NBC_01707, a genomic segment contains:
- a CDS encoding ATP-binding protein: MAPGSALIPRHVDLTPGTEALRYCFALPAHPESVAGARRLTRARLDEWRLDADAHEAAVLVVSELVTNAVVHTASARVVCELHCLDRRLRIAVQDQGHQPGGPKLRRTADDEHGRGLLLVDAMSSAWGSRDAGDGSGRIVWAELPHRTEPSC, translated from the coding sequence GTGGCACCTGGCAGTGCGCTCATCCCCCGGCACGTCGACCTCACCCCCGGGACGGAAGCGCTCCGGTACTGCTTCGCATTGCCCGCCCACCCGGAATCGGTGGCAGGTGCGCGGCGGCTGACAAGGGCCCGGCTGGACGAGTGGCGCCTGGACGCGGACGCACACGAAGCGGCGGTCCTGGTCGTCTCGGAACTGGTCACCAACGCGGTGGTGCACACCGCGAGCGCCCGCGTCGTGTGCGAATTGCACTGCCTCGACAGACGGCTGCGCATAGCCGTACAGGATCAAGGACACCAACCCGGTGGCCCGAAGCTGCGCCGCACCGCCGATGACGAACACGGACGCGGCCTGCTGCTCGTCGACGCGATGAGCAGCGCCTGGGGATCCCGCGACGCCGGCGACGGCTCCGGCCGCATCGTCTGGGCAGAACTGCCGCACCGCACGGAGCCGTCATGTTGA